The following proteins come from a genomic window of Candidatus Thiodiazotropha sp. CDECU1:
- a CDS encoding ribonuclease H, whose amino-acid sequence MSDECHLREGVELNLADVEKIAMGLKSLASYSMLAYEHDDDPEDLDEIVQEGLDAIDRLFNC is encoded by the coding sequence ATGAGTGATGAATGTCATTTAAGAGAAGGTGTTGAACTGAATCTGGCAGATGTGGAAAAGATTGCCATGGGGCTGAAATCACTGGCCAGCTATTCAATGCTCGCCTACGAGCACGATGACGATCCGGAAGACCTGGACGAGATCGTCCAAGAGGGGCTGGATGCCATCGATCGTTTGTTCAATTGCTGA
- a CDS encoding ketose-bisphosphate aldolase, with protein MPLVNMREMLHHAYGNGYAVGAFDLVNLDFLEGILDAAERCASPVILSLAESHFEYFDFELLLSAVEKAARNASVPVAIHLDHGESLQSAMNAINHGCNGVMVDASHRSLDDNIRTTRSVVEMAHGCGVPVEGELGYVPGVEGEDAERHPGKVSYTTTDQAIHFVETTGIDFLAVSIGTVHGRMRGEAKLDFQRLRDINEALGLPLVIHGGTGLSEDQYRQLITNGVVKINYYTALADAAGAAIRKNVEATENNAFTQLTRGVQAAVSEEAERCIRLWGSTGRATEVLTQCTPWLPVEHLIVYNVNGLDDEGVIEMMAKGRDVLSKIPGVREVATGSAVKTDAAYRYTWLVQFCHPAVIDSYRDHADHVAFADQLFRPVAGERISIDYAWIE; from the coding sequence ATGCCTTTGGTCAACATGCGAGAGATGCTGCACCATGCCTATGGGAACGGCTATGCAGTCGGGGCCTTTGACCTGGTCAACCTCGATTTCCTGGAAGGTATACTGGATGCCGCCGAACGCTGTGCTTCACCGGTCATCCTAAGCCTGGCCGAATCCCATTTTGAGTATTTCGATTTTGAGCTTTTACTGTCCGCGGTTGAGAAGGCGGCGCGCAACGCCTCGGTACCGGTCGCGATCCATCTGGACCATGGAGAGAGCTTGCAGTCTGCCATGAACGCCATCAACCATGGCTGCAATGGGGTGATGGTGGATGCTTCTCACAGGTCCCTGGACGATAACATCCGTACTACCCGCTCGGTGGTCGAGATGGCTCACGGGTGCGGAGTGCCTGTGGAGGGTGAACTGGGTTATGTCCCAGGCGTCGAGGGTGAGGATGCAGAACGACACCCGGGAAAGGTCAGCTACACGACAACGGACCAGGCCATCCATTTCGTTGAGACTACGGGTATCGATTTCCTCGCAGTCTCCATAGGTACAGTGCATGGTCGTATGCGGGGCGAAGCGAAGCTCGATTTCCAGCGTTTACGGGATATCAACGAGGCGTTGGGCCTACCTTTAGTGATCCATGGTGGAACCGGCCTATCCGAAGACCAGTACCGACAATTGATCACCAACGGCGTGGTTAAAATCAACTACTATACCGCGCTGGCCGATGCGGCAGGCGCCGCCATTCGGAAAAATGTCGAGGCAACAGAGAATAACGCGTTTACCCAACTGACCCGGGGTGTACAAGCTGCTGTCAGTGAGGAAGCCGAGCGTTGTATTCGGCTCTGGGGTTCTACCGGGCGCGCTACCGAAGTGCTGACCCAATGCACACCCTGGCTTCCGGTGGAGCATCTCATCGTCTACAACGTCAATGGACTGGATGATGAGGGTGTCATAGAGATGATGGCCAAAGGCCGGGATGTGCTGTCAAAAATACCCGGGGTGCGTGAGGTCGCTACCGGCAGCGCGGTCAAGACAGATGCCGCCTACCGCTACACCTGGCTGGTGCAGTTCTGCCACCCGGCGGTGATAGACAGCTACCGTGACCATGCGGACCATGTCGCCTTCGCCGATCAGCTTTTCCGCCCGGTTGCCGGGGAACGTATCAGCATCGATTACGCATGGATTGAATAG
- a CDS encoding nuclear transport factor 2 family protein: protein MQEKPPVPPFDQERATQKVRMAEDAWNTRDPERVVLVYTEDTQWRNRAEFPHGREQVREFLQRKWARELDYRLIKELWTFGANRIAVRFAYECHDDSGQWYRSYGNENWEFNAQGFMQRRFASINDLPIKESDRLFHWPLGRRPDDHPGLSELGL from the coding sequence ATGCAAGAAAAACCACCTGTTCCACCTTTTGATCAAGAGCGCGCCACGCAGAAGGTTCGCATGGCGGAAGATGCCTGGAACACCCGTGACCCTGAGCGTGTCGTGCTTGTCTATACAGAGGATACGCAGTGGCGAAACCGGGCAGAATTTCCCCATGGCAGAGAACAGGTGAGGGAATTTCTACAGCGCAAGTGGGCGCGTGAATTGGACTATCGGCTGATCAAGGAGCTTTGGACATTTGGGGCAAACCGTATCGCCGTGCGCTTCGCCTACGAATGCCACGACGACTCGGGCCAGTGGTATCGCAGCTATGGCAACGAAAACTGGGAGTTCAATGCACAAGGATTTATGCAGCGACGATTCGCCAGCATCAATGATCTGCCAATAAAGGAATCGGACCGTCTCTTTCATTGGCCGCTGGGGCGGCGACCGGATGATCACCCCGGACTTAGTGAACTGGGACTCTGA
- a CDS encoding DsrE family protein — MSSGAEDGGKRATLAFSAACTAMAMDLDTQLFLVGDGSHWAYQGSCEGISQKGFPALASLMENFVELDGKIFVCSACDTVCSLPQDSEGKPLLRQAFIQPRGLASILEHMVGGSSITF; from the coding sequence TTGAGTTCCGGTGCAGAAGATGGTGGTAAACGGGCCACGTTAGCCTTCTCGGCCGCATGTACCGCCATGGCCATGGATCTCGATACGCAACTTTTCCTTGTGGGTGACGGCAGCCACTGGGCCTACCAGGGCAGCTGTGAGGGTATCAGTCAGAAAGGCTTTCCGGCCCTGGCAAGTCTGATGGAGAACTTTGTCGAACTGGATGGCAAGATCTTTGTCTGTTCAGCCTGTGACACCGTCTGTTCCCTGCCACAAGACAGTGAAGGCAAACCCTTGCTTAGACAGGCGTTCATACAACCTCGTGGCCTTGCCTCGATTCTGGAACACATGGTCGGGGGCAGTTCCATCACCTTTTGA
- a CDS encoding ABC transporter ATP-binding protein: MPNQLEVRRASVKYGRQLVVDSVSFELESGVIGCLLGPSGCGKTSLLRAIAGFEPLAQGEILLHGRRVSLPGHTLAPEKRQVGMVFQDFALYPHLSVRDNVAFGLRGGSGKSQRQRVKELLALVGLNGLEEKYPHQLSGGQQQRIALIRAMAPRPEILLLDEPFSGLDVELREQLAGEVREILKREGVTAILVTHDQLEAFALADIIGVLGSGRLRQWDSGYNIYHKPADRFVAEFIGKGSMIPGRVLEDGRIDSVLGIMCADLKQQHQAGDSVELLLRPDDIIHDDQSDYKLKIVGKVFQGAEYLYTLSLDDGTELLCLVQSHHDHGIGERLGVRLAVEHVVAL; encoded by the coding sequence ATGCCAAATCAACTTGAAGTCAGGCGAGCAAGCGTCAAGTATGGTCGCCAGTTGGTGGTGGACAGTGTCAGCTTCGAACTGGAGAGCGGCGTGATAGGTTGTCTGCTGGGACCCAGCGGTTGTGGCAAGACCAGCCTGTTGCGTGCCATCGCGGGGTTTGAGCCGCTGGCGCAGGGAGAGATCCTGTTACACGGTCGCCGGGTCTCCCTGCCAGGTCATACCCTGGCCCCGGAGAAGCGCCAGGTCGGCATGGTATTCCAGGATTTTGCCCTCTATCCCCATCTCAGCGTCAGGGACAACGTCGCCTTCGGGCTACGCGGGGGCAGTGGTAAGTCGCAACGACAGCGGGTTAAGGAGTTGCTGGCACTGGTCGGCCTCAACGGTCTTGAGGAGAAATATCCCCACCAGCTTTCAGGCGGTCAGCAGCAGCGCATTGCATTGATCCGCGCCATGGCGCCGCGGCCGGAGATACTGCTGCTGGATGAACCCTTCTCCGGACTCGACGTGGAGTTGCGGGAGCAGTTGGCTGGCGAGGTACGTGAGATTCTGAAAAGAGAGGGGGTGACCGCAATCCTGGTAACCCATGACCAACTGGAGGCGTTCGCCCTGGCCGATATCATCGGTGTGCTGGGTAGCGGACGTTTGCGTCAATGGGATAGCGGTTACAACATCTACCATAAACCGGCGGATCGATTCGTGGCGGAGTTTATCGGCAAGGGCTCGATGATCCCTGGACGGGTGTTGGAGGATGGGCGTATCGATTCCGTGCTCGGGATCATGTGCGCCGATCTCAAGCAGCAACACCAGGCGGGGGATTCAGTTGAACTGTTGCTGCGACCCGACGATATCATTCATGATGATCAGAGTGATTATAAGCTGAAGATCGTCGGCAAGGTTTTTCAAGGCGCTGAGTATCTCTATACCCTCTCCCTGGATGATGGCACCGAGCTGTTATGCTTGGTGCAGAGTCACCACGATCATGGGATAGGGGAGAGACTCGGGGTTCGACTGGCAGTGGAACACGTGGTGGCGTTATAG
- a CDS encoding ABC transporter permease: MSSTTNRFALPHLSIGFNPWSVGVLTVAVVLAVPVVVVLSYIFEPAGEVWRHLADTVLQDYVINSLLLMVGVAIGVLLLGVSTAWLTSMCQFPGRSVFEWALLLPMAIPAYIIAYTYTGLFDFAGPVQTLLREWTGWGYGDYWFPEIRSIEGAAVMLALVLYPYVYLLSRAAFLGQSICVLDVSRTLGNGPWRTFFTVALPLARPAIVAGLSLALMETLADYGTVQYFGVSTFTTGIFRTWYGLNNAAAAAQLSAMLLLVVFALIILEKISRKQARYHHTSQRHQVLTRFQLNARQSSMAFLICFGALLLGFILPAGQLLWWALTTAEETLDSRFLSLVTHTIMLAGTASILALMLALLLGYGKRQQKSWATQFAVRLAGMGYAIPGTVIAIGVMIPFAAFDNALDSWMREQFGWSTGLILSGTLIALVFAYLVRFLAVSLQTVEAGLGKIRPTMDEVARSMGTGSGEIVRRVHMPMLKGSLMTALLLVFVDVLKELPATLILRPFNYNTLAVRAYELASDERLADASYAALTIVAVGILPVILLSRTITRSRHAKST; the protein is encoded by the coding sequence GTGTCATCCACGACGAATAGATTTGCTTTACCCCATCTCTCCATCGGGTTCAATCCATGGAGCGTGGGAGTATTGACGGTAGCCGTTGTGCTGGCGGTGCCGGTGGTCGTGGTGCTCAGTTATATTTTCGAGCCTGCCGGGGAAGTCTGGCGCCACCTGGCCGATACGGTGTTGCAGGACTATGTGATCAACTCCCTGTTGTTGATGGTCGGTGTCGCCATCGGGGTATTACTGTTGGGTGTCAGTACGGCCTGGCTCACGAGCATGTGTCAGTTCCCCGGGCGATCGGTATTCGAATGGGCCTTGTTGCTGCCGATGGCGATACCCGCCTATATCATCGCCTATACCTATACCGGTCTGTTCGATTTTGCCGGGCCGGTGCAGACCTTGCTCAGGGAGTGGACGGGCTGGGGCTATGGCGACTACTGGTTCCCGGAGATCCGCTCCATCGAGGGGGCGGCAGTGATGTTGGCCCTGGTGCTCTATCCCTATGTCTACCTGCTCTCCCGGGCCGCTTTTCTCGGCCAGTCGATCTGTGTCCTGGATGTCAGTCGCACCCTGGGTAACGGTCCCTGGCGAACCTTTTTTACGGTTGCTCTACCCCTTGCCAGGCCCGCCATCGTGGCAGGGCTCTCCCTCGCGCTGATGGAGACCTTGGCGGATTACGGCACAGTGCAGTACTTTGGTGTCTCTACCTTCACCACGGGGATATTCCGCACCTGGTACGGCCTGAACAACGCGGCCGCTGCGGCACAGCTCTCCGCCATGCTGTTGCTGGTGGTGTTTGCCTTGATCATTCTCGAGAAGATCTCCCGCAAGCAGGCGCGCTATCACCATACCAGCCAACGCCACCAGGTACTGACCCGCTTCCAGTTGAATGCCAGGCAGTCGAGCATGGCCTTCCTGATCTGTTTCGGGGCCCTGCTATTGGGTTTCATCCTGCCGGCGGGCCAGCTCTTGTGGTGGGCCTTGACCACGGCTGAGGAGACTCTCGACAGCCGCTTCCTGAGCTTGGTCACCCATACCATCATGCTGGCAGGGACAGCTTCAATCCTGGCCCTGATGCTGGCACTGCTACTGGGCTATGGAAAGCGGCAGCAGAAGAGTTGGGCAACCCAGTTTGCGGTGAGACTGGCGGGGATGGGGTATGCCATACCGGGTACGGTAATCGCTATCGGCGTGATGATCCCTTTTGCCGCCTTCGATAATGCCCTCGATAGCTGGATGCGGGAGCAGTTCGGCTGGTCCACCGGGTTGATTCTGAGCGGTACCCTGATCGCCCTGGTGTTTGCCTATCTGGTGCGCTTCCTGGCGGTCTCCTTACAGACAGTGGAGGCAGGCTTGGGCAAGATCCGTCCCACCATGGACGAGGTGGCCCGGTCCATGGGTACGGGCTCGGGTGAGATTGTGCGCAGGGTGCATATGCCGATGCTCAAGGGCAGCCTGATGACGGCCTTGTTGCTGGTCTTTGTGGATGTCTTGAAAGAGTTGCCCGCGACCCTGATACTGCGTCCCTTCAATTACAATACCCTGGCAGTCAGGGCCTATGAACTGGCATCCGACGAACGCCTTGCGGACGCCTCCTATGCCGCGTTGACGATAGTTGCAGTGGGTATACTTCCAGTCATACTGTTGAGTCGAACCATAACCCGGTCACGTCATGCCAAATCAACTTGA
- a CDS encoding Fe(3+) ABC transporter substrate-binding protein has translation MLLGLLLTLIAPSLSLADGVVNLYSARKEKLIKPLLDQFSEQTGIKVNLVTGKADALLQRLQSEGRNTPADMLITTDAGRLYRAKAAGVTQAVESELLKGVVPESFRDPDGHWYGLSVRARPILYVKDRVDPSKLSTYEALIDPDWDNRICIRSSSNIYNQSLVASMIAANGAEATETWATAFVKQFARPPKGGDRDQIKAAAAGLCDVAVANTYYLAGMLTSKEQGQRDAAAKLAVFWPNQQGRGAHVNVSGAALTKAAKNRENAIKLLEFLVNTDSQAWYAETNGEYPVREDVAPSELLKGWGDFKMDRLNLSKLGQLNPDAVRLMDRAGWK, from the coding sequence ATTTTACTGGGGCTGCTGCTGACCCTTATCGCACCTTCCTTGTCCCTGGCGGATGGGGTCGTGAATCTCTACTCGGCCAGAAAAGAGAAACTGATCAAACCCCTGTTGGATCAATTCAGCGAACAGACAGGGATCAAAGTGAATCTTGTCACCGGTAAGGCCGATGCCCTGTTGCAACGTCTGCAGAGTGAAGGGCGAAACACCCCCGCCGATATGTTGATCACCACGGACGCCGGTCGCCTGTATCGGGCAAAGGCGGCGGGTGTCACCCAGGCGGTCGAGTCTGAGCTCCTGAAGGGTGTCGTGCCGGAGAGTTTTCGTGATCCGGATGGTCACTGGTACGGTCTTTCAGTGCGGGCCCGTCCCATTCTGTATGTCAAGGATCGGGTGGATCCGTCAAAACTCTCCACCTACGAAGCACTCATTGATCCCGACTGGGACAACAGGATATGCATCCGTTCTTCCAGTAATATCTACAATCAATCCCTGGTGGCATCGATGATAGCCGCGAATGGTGCGGAGGCGACCGAGACCTGGGCCACTGCCTTCGTCAAGCAGTTCGCCCGGCCGCCCAAAGGGGGTGATCGGGATCAGATCAAGGCGGCTGCAGCAGGGCTGTGCGATGTGGCCGTTGCCAACACCTACTATCTTGCCGGCATGCTGACCTCGAAAGAGCAGGGACAGCGGGATGCTGCAGCGAAGCTGGCGGTGTTTTGGCCGAATCAACAGGGCCGGGGGGCGCATGTGAATGTGAGTGGTGCGGCCCTGACCAAGGCGGCCAAAAACAGGGAAAATGCCATCAAGCTATTGGAATTTCTTGTCAATACCGACTCTCAGGCCTGGTACGCAGAGACCAATGGAGAGTATCCGGTGCGGGAAGATGTGGCCCCCAGTGAACTCCTCAAGGGCTGGGGCGATTTCAAGATGGATCGGCTCAATCTCTCCAAGCTGGGTCAGCTCAACCCGGATGCGGTACGCCTGATGGATCGCGCGGGATGGAAATGA
- the cobO gene encoding cob(I)yrinic acid a,c-diamide adenosyltransferase, whose translation MKQRQKRNGITLVLTGEGKGKSSSAFGTAFRAAGWNMQVLVIQFIKGKWKTGEQQAASRFENIEWHALGDGFTWDTNNPEQDRRTSREIWQLCQEKIRTQHYDLVVLDEINYVCQYGWISGEEIAEFIQQEKPPWMHLILTGRGAPKEVIDVADTVTEMKLVKHAFEQGIHAEQGVEF comes from the coding sequence ATGAAGCAACGACAAAAAAGAAACGGCATAACCCTGGTTCTCACCGGTGAAGGCAAGGGCAAATCATCCAGCGCCTTCGGCACCGCCTTCAGGGCGGCGGGTTGGAATATGCAGGTGTTGGTGATCCAGTTCATCAAGGGGAAGTGGAAGACAGGTGAACAGCAGGCCGCCTCCCGGTTTGAGAACATCGAGTGGCATGCCCTGGGGGATGGCTTCACCTGGGACACCAACAATCCGGAACAGGACCGCCGCACCAGCCGGGAGATATGGCAACTCTGTCAGGAGAAGATTCGCACCCAGCACTACGACCTGGTGGTGCTGGATGAGATCAACTATGTCTGTCAATACGGTTGGATCAGTGGCGAGGAGATCGCTGAGTTCATCCAACAGGAGAAACCACCCTGGATGCATCTGATCCTGACCGGACGTGGTGCACCCAAGGAGGTGATCGATGTGGCTGACACAGTGACGGAGATGAAACTGGTGAAACACGCCTTCGAGCAGGGCATCCATGCCGAACAGGGTGTGGAGTTTTAA
- a CDS encoding TIGR00266 family protein: MRCHEVDYEILGSEMQLVEVELDPGETVIAEAGAMTYMEEGIDFETKMGDGSSADEGLMGKLFSAGKRVFTGESIFTTHFTNRGNGKQRVSFSAPYPGNIVPLNMQQLGEKITCQKDAFLCAALGTKVDIAFNRRLGVGLFGGEGFILQALEGDGMAFIQAGGTVIEKRLTGETLRVDTGCLVGFTGGIEYDIQRSGNLKSMVFGGEGMFLATLKGHGTIWLQSLPFSRMADRILANAPSSGGGDQGEGSVLGGIGRLLDGK; the protein is encoded by the coding sequence ATGCGTTGCCATGAAGTGGACTACGAGATCCTCGGATCCGAGATGCAGTTGGTTGAAGTGGAGCTGGATCCAGGCGAAACGGTGATCGCCGAGGCAGGCGCCATGACCTATATGGAGGAGGGGATAGATTTCGAGACCAAGATGGGTGACGGCTCCAGTGCAGATGAGGGATTGATGGGGAAGCTCTTCTCCGCGGGCAAGCGAGTCTTTACCGGCGAGTCCATCTTCACCACCCATTTCACCAACCGGGGCAATGGCAAACAGCGGGTCTCCTTTTCCGCCCCCTATCCCGGCAACATCGTGCCCCTGAATATGCAGCAGTTGGGGGAGAAGATCACCTGCCAGAAAGATGCCTTTCTCTGTGCCGCCCTGGGCACCAAGGTGGATATCGCCTTCAATCGCCGGCTTGGGGTGGGGCTGTTCGGTGGTGAGGGATTTATCCTACAGGCCCTTGAAGGCGATGGGATGGCCTTCATCCAGGCCGGGGGCACAGTCATCGAAAAGCGTCTCACGGGGGAGACCCTGCGGGTGGATACCGGTTGCCTGGTCGGTTTCACGGGGGGCATAGAGTACGACATCCAGCGTTCCGGCAACCTCAAGTCCATGGTGTTCGGCGGCGAGGGTATGTTCCTGGCAACCCTGAAGGGGCATGGGACGATCTGGTTACAGAGCCTGCCATTCTCACGCATGGCGGATCGCATCCTGGCGAATGCCCCTTCATCGGGGGGCGGTGATCAGGGTGAGGGATCGGTGCTTGGCGGGATCGGGAGATTGCTGGATGGCAAATAG